A region of the Egibacteraceae bacterium genome:
CCGTCGCGGTCGTCGGCCGCCAGCACGACCGCGCCGGCTCCGTCGCCGAAGTTGTAGGGGTTCATGCGGTCGCGCATGCGGATCTTGTCGGGCGCCTTGCCGTAGAAGACCGGGACCAGCAGCGGCGAGATGCTCTCGCTGCCGACCACCAGCGCGTTGGTGTAGTCGCCCCGCTCGAGGTAGAGCCGGGCGATGTCGAGGGCCTCGACGAACCCTGCGCACCCGGACCGGATCTCGACCGCGGCGCACGACCGGATGCCCAACCGCTCCTGCAGCAAGGTGGCCATGGGCGGCAGCAGGAACTCGGGGCTGGCGGTCGACGACACGATCAGCTCGACCTCGGCGGCCTCGATGCCGGCCCGGTCCAGCGCCGTGACGGCGGCGTTGAAGGCCATCTCGGAGTTCGCGAACCGGTGCTCGCCCGTCTTGGGGTCGACCATCCAATGACGGGTCTTGACCTGGATGCCCTCGAGCACCTCGTCGGGCAGCGGGCCGACCAGCTCGAGCAGATCGTCGTTGGTGATGGCTTCGCCGGGGAGGAACGAGCCGGTCCCCACCACATGTGCCGTCGCCACTGGCTACCCTCCCGCCCAGGTTCACCGCCACGCAAGAACCGCACAGTCCCCGCAGAGTGGACGAGCCACCGCCCGTGGCGCCTGTACCCGGATCCTACCCGCACCGTCGTGGGGACGGAAGGCCCCCGAGCCAGGGCCTACCCGTCCGAACGGCGCCGCTGCCCCCGACGCATGCCGCGCCCGGACCGGCGCCCCTCCTTCACAGTCGGGGACGCGATGTCACCACGGCCGCCCGTCCGGTCCGCGGGGCGCTCCTCACGGCCGCAGTGGGCCATCCTGAGCTCGGTGCTGTAGCGGGTGGTGGGGCGACCGCACAGGCTGGCGCGACCGTCCGATCGGCCACGGCCGCCCGCCGGTCACGGCTGGATGGCCAGGTGGCCCACCCGGTTGTACGCGACGAGGTGTGCCTTCCCGGCGGCCAGCGCACCCGCCCCCGGCACGTCCAGCACGCTCACCGCGCAGTTGCCCACGGGCTTGACCGACCGGTGGCCGCCGGCGGGCAGCCCCAGGGCGGCGGCCCCCGCCACCCGGATCGGCCCGCCGTGGGTGAACACCACGACCGCGGGGCTCTCCGCACCGTGCGAGCCGACCGCGGCGACCACGTCGGCGAGGCCCTCGACCACCCGGGCACGCAGCTCGGCGAAGGTCTCCCCGCCCCCCGGTGCGACGTCCCGCCCGCCGGCCCACGCGCCGTAGCGCTCGGGATCCGCCGCGGCTGCCTGCGCACGGGTCAGCCCGCTCCACGAGCCCACGTCGATCTCGCGGAGACGTTCGTCGGCCTGCACCGTCACCGCGGCCAGCTCCTCGGTCGGGGCGGCGGTCTCGACCACCCGCGGTAGGTCGCTGCGCGCGAGGGCCGCCAGCCCGGGGTGGTCGCGGGCCAGCATGCGCGCGGTGGCCGCGGCTTGCGCATGGCCTCGCGCGGTCAGTCCCGGACCCCCGTGGCCCTGCAAGATGCCCGCGGCGTTCCACTCCGACTCGCCGTGGCGGACCAGGACCAGGCGGACAGGCCTCGCGGTGGTCAATCCGCCGCGGGCGCCAGCTCGTCGAAGGGCACCGTCGGCGCGTCCGACCACAGCCGCTCGAGGTCGTAGTAGGTGCGCTGCTCGGTGGTGAACGCGTGCACGACCACGTCACCGTAGTCCAGGAGCAGCCAGCCCGTGTCCTTGGTGCCCTCCCGGCGGCGTGGGGCCCGGTCGTGGAAGCGCTTCAGGCGGCCCTCGACCTCCTCGGCGACCGCGCCGAGCTGCCGCTCGTTGCCGGCCGAGACGAGCACGAAGAAGTCGGTGATGCCGAGCAGCTCACCGAGGTCGAGGATGCGGATGTTGGTCGCCTGCTTGCCTGCCGCGGCGGAGGCGGCGGCGAGGGCCAGCTCTCGTGACTCGGTGGTGTCGAGGGTGCTCAGATCGTCGCTCCCGGTCGGGGTCGTGGGCCGCCACCGGCGGGCCTCTCCCGCCGGGTGTCACTACTCCGGATCGTACCGATCCGGGGGCGGCCTTGCATGCCCCCAGGGTTGCGGCGCGTTGCATGCGGAGAGCTGCCCGGCCGTGCCGTACAGGCCGTGCTTGCGGGCGTACTGCTCCACCTCCCGCGGGATCAGGTAGCGCACCGACCGTCCCGCCGAGAACCGCTCACGCACGTCGGTGGAGGAGATGGCGAGGGCTGGCACGTCCAGCACCGTGACCGTGTCGGCGAGCCCCTCGGCCTCCAGGACGCCGACATCGTGACCGGGGCGGGTGGCGGCCACGAAGTGCGCCAGCTGCAGGCACTCCTCGGCGGACTTCCACGTGAGGATGTTGACGATCGCGTCCGCGCCGGTGATGAAGAACAGCTCGTCGGCGGGGCAGGCAGCCCGGAACTCCCGCAGCGTCTCCACCGTGTAGGTCGGCCCGTCCCGCTCGATCTCCATCCGGCTGAGCGTGAACGCCGTGTTGGC
Encoded here:
- a CDS encoding 3-oxoacyl-ACP synthase III family protein — translated: MATAHVVGTGSFLPGEAITNDDLLELVGPLPDEVLEGIQVKTRHWMVDPKTGEHRFANSEMAFNAAVTALDRAGIEAAEVELIVSSTASPEFLLPPMATLLQERLGIRSCAAVEIRSGCAGFVEALDIARLYLERGDYTNALVVGSESISPLLVPVFYGKAPDKIRMRDRMNPYNFGDGAGAVVLAADDRDGGIIGSAMGSIGGEKRPGMQIVGAGTHAPIHEQLKAKHLVVLDVDVVESGRFTPHLLVESLRAILKGSGAKADEIDVCIIPEGNAGYMVEEFEGADVDTADWLTIQPRVVENLALVGATGTAAVPLALDHAVTTGLVKQGHRVMLDALETSKWKYAGVVLDWTLPTWGDDPVPTGGREDRREHP
- a CDS encoding histidine phosphatase family protein, with product MTTARPVRLVLVRHGESEWNAAGILQGHGGPGLTARGHAQAAATARMLARDHPGLAALARSDLPRVVETAAPTEELAAVTVQADERLREIDVGSWSGLTRAQAAAADPERYGAWAGGRDVAPGGGETFAELRARVVEGLADVVAAVGSHGAESPAVVVFTHGGPIRVAGAAALGLPAGGHRSVKPVGNCAVSVLDVPGAGALAAGKAHLVAYNRVGHLAIQP
- the rsfS gene encoding ribosome silencing factor, whose protein sequence is MSTLDTTESRELALAAASAAAGKQATNIRILDLGELLGITDFFVLVSAGNERQLGAVAEEVEGRLKRFHDRAPRRREGTKDTGWLLLDYGDVVVHAFTTEQRTYYDLERLWSDAPTVPFDELAPAAD
- the nadD gene encoding nicotinate-nucleotide adenylyltransferase; the encoded protein is MVGTRRIGIMGGTFDPIHLGHLVTAEQARADLHLDEVVFVPAGQPWQKGDTTPAEHRYLMTVLATAANTAFTLSRMEIERDGPTYTVETLREFRAACPADELFFITGADAIVNILTWKSAEECLQLAHFVAATRPGHDVGVLEAEGLADTVTVLDVPALAISSTDVRERFSAGRSVRYLIPREVEQYARKHGLYGTAGQLSACNAPQPWGHARPPPDRYDPE